One Actinomadura viridis genomic region harbors:
- a CDS encoding MFS transporter, which produces MALGKLLRRRAFRTLIIGQAVSSLGDWMGTIALMYLVLELSGSTAAVGGVLVLRLLPSALGAPFATRAVTRWPRRRVMLTSDLIRAGMAFALPLLPWLGWVYFWAFAIEVVALAFLPARDAAIPVLAEDRDRDEHDTATLALANGVTLGLSYGMIPLGAGLFGLILWATNATGWYGYLAYIVVFWLDALSYLVSYWAIRTLPDLGPFPKEGVTEAGAAGAEAGAEADAAGAAVGAASAAAGEGRARAARDDAGFLRAVRMPEVRAIVPGVAVVALGLGALFSIGVVFVRDVLRAGPVGFGVLVALFGVGGVLGLLLLRRRPEGHLLARIRTATLVQGLVITAMGLVASTAWALLGAVLFGAAATAALVGGITYVQESLEGTRRNVGLTAFHAVLRSGLALAALAAGTAADVIGTVRLGPLGPLAPAQTVLAVSGLVILAGTTLIRPPSR; this is translated from the coding sequence GTGGCGCTCGGGAAGCTGCTGCGACGGCGCGCGTTCCGCACGCTGATCATCGGGCAGGCGGTCTCCTCGCTGGGCGACTGGATGGGCACCATCGCCCTGATGTACCTGGTGCTGGAGCTGAGCGGGTCCACCGCCGCGGTCGGGGGCGTGCTGGTGCTCCGCCTGCTCCCCTCGGCCCTCGGCGCCCCGTTCGCGACCCGGGCCGTCACCCGCTGGCCGCGCCGCCGCGTGATGCTCACCTCCGACCTCATCCGCGCCGGGATGGCCTTCGCGCTGCCGCTGCTGCCCTGGCTGGGGTGGGTGTACTTCTGGGCGTTCGCCATCGAGGTGGTCGCGCTGGCCTTCCTGCCCGCCCGGGACGCGGCGATCCCGGTCCTGGCCGAGGACCGCGACCGGGACGAGCACGACACCGCGACCCTCGCGCTCGCCAACGGCGTCACGCTGGGCCTCTCGTACGGCATGATCCCGCTCGGCGCCGGGCTGTTCGGGCTGATCCTGTGGGCCACCAACGCGACCGGGTGGTACGGGTACCTGGCCTACATCGTGGTGTTCTGGCTGGACGCGCTGAGCTACCTGGTGTCCTACTGGGCGATCCGTACCCTGCCCGACCTGGGGCCGTTCCCCAAGGAAGGGGTCACGGAGGCCGGCGCGGCCGGTGCGGAGGCCGGCGCGGAGGCCGACGCGGCGGGTGCCGCGGTGGGCGCGGCGAGCGCGGCGGCCGGGGAGGGCCGGGCTCGGGCGGCCCGGGACGACGCCGGGTTCCTGCGGGCCGTGCGGATGCCCGAGGTCCGCGCGATCGTGCCCGGCGTCGCGGTGGTGGCGCTCGGACTGGGGGCCCTGTTCTCCATCGGCGTCGTCTTCGTCCGGGACGTGCTGCGGGCGGGACCGGTCGGCTTCGGGGTGCTGGTGGCGCTGTTCGGCGTGGGCGGGGTGCTGGGGCTCCTGCTGCTGCGCCGCCGCCCGGAAGGCCACCTGCTCGCCCGGATCCGGACGGCCACCCTGGTCCAGGGCCTGGTGATCACGGCGATGGGGCTGGTCGCGTCCACCGCCTGGGCCCTGCTGGGCGCGGTCCTGTTCGGCGCCGCGGCCACCGCGGCCCTGGTCGGCGGGATCACCTACGTCCAGGAGAGCCTGGAGGGGACGCGCCGGAACGTCGGGCTGACCGCGTTCCACGCCGTCCTGCGCTCCGGGCTGGCCCTGGCCGCGCTGGCCGCCGGGACGGCCGCCGACGTGATCGGGACCGTCCGGCTCGGCCCGCTGGGCCCGCTGGCCCCCGCCCAGACCGTCCTGGCCGTCTCGGGCCTGGTCATCCTCGCGGGCACGACGCTGATCCGCCCGCCCTCCCGGTGA
- a CDS encoding carboxymuconolactone decarboxylase family protein has protein sequence MAALSGAVHNAVRNGPVPQTTIGLMQLRAGQIVGSTYHTIRVTGSLRKLGETEERITAVASWQNAPYFTEAERVALELVEAVLTPNPFGERVSDELFARASAHYDDTALWTLTVAIGHFSLFIPVALIGKPIPGRPPGKNYTK, from the coding sequence CTGGCGGCACTCTCCGGAGCCGTGCACAACGCCGTCCGGAACGGGCCGGTTCCACAGACCACCATCGGCCTGATGCAGCTCCGCGCCGGGCAGATCGTCGGCAGCACCTACCACACCATCCGGGTGACCGGCAGCCTCCGCAAGCTCGGGGAGACCGAGGAGCGCATCACCGCCGTGGCCTCATGGCAGAACGCCCCCTACTTCACCGAGGCCGAACGGGTCGCCCTGGAACTCGTGGAGGCCGTCCTCACCCCGAACCCGTTCGGGGAGCGCGTCTCCGACGAACTGTTCGCCAGGGCATCCGCCCACTACGACGACACGGCGCTCTGGACGCTCACCGTGGCGATCGGCCACTTCAGCTTGTTCATCCCCGTCGCTCTCATCGGAAAGCCGATCCCCGGCAGGCCCCCCGGAAAGAATTACACCAAGTAA
- a CDS encoding M15 family metallopeptidase, with protein MLNFATARRALAVSVTALLMIPAASGTVQARPEPKAPREFVALGDVDRTIIQEMRYTTAHNFVGERIDGYRQPVCVLTRPAAQALHQAQRKLLRQGYSLKVYDCYRPQRAVDHFVAWAKDLDDQAMKAEFYPRVDKTRLFADGYIAEKSGHSRGSTVDLTIVKLPAKPTRPYRPGQPLVPCYAPQAERFPDNSVDMGTGYDCFDTLSHTLDPRVTSAQRANRLLLKGTLEDLGFTNLPEEWWHFTYKPELFPDTYFDFPVSRGSLSGRTA; from the coding sequence ATGCTGAATTTCGCGACGGCCCGCCGCGCTCTCGCGGTGTCGGTCACGGCCCTGCTCATGATCCCCGCCGCGTCCGGTACGGTCCAGGCGCGGCCGGAGCCGAAGGCCCCCCGGGAGTTCGTGGCCCTGGGCGACGTCGACCGGACGATCATCCAGGAGATGCGCTACACCACCGCGCACAACTTCGTCGGCGAGCGGATCGACGGCTACCGGCAGCCGGTCTGCGTCCTGACCAGGCCCGCCGCGCAGGCGCTCCACCAGGCCCAGCGGAAGCTGCTGCGCCAGGGCTACTCCCTGAAGGTCTACGACTGCTACCGGCCGCAGCGCGCCGTGGACCACTTCGTGGCCTGGGCGAAGGACCTGGACGACCAGGCGATGAAGGCGGAGTTCTACCCGCGCGTGGACAAGACCCGCCTGTTCGCGGACGGCTACATCGCCGAGAAGTCGGGGCACAGCCGCGGGAGCACGGTGGACCTGACGATCGTGAAACTGCCCGCCAAGCCGACCCGGCCGTACCGCCCGGGGCAGCCCCTCGTTCCCTGCTACGCGCCGCAGGCGGAGCGGTTCCCGGACAACTCCGTGGACATGGGCACCGGCTACGACTGCTTCGACACCCTCTCGCACACGCTCGACCCCCGCGTCACCTCCGCGCAGCGGGCCAACCGCCTGCTGCTGAAGGGCACGCTCGAAGACCTGGGCTTCACCAACCTCCCCGAGGAGTGGTGGCACTTCACCTACAAGCCCGAGCTCTTCCCCGACACCTACTTCGACTTCCCGGTCTCGCGCGGATCGCTCTCGGGGCGGACGGCTTGA
- a CDS encoding sigma-70 family RNA polymerase sigma factor, with protein sequence MGEDEFLADRFEAYRGHLKAVAYRMLGSLSEADDAVQEAWLRLSRSGADEVENLGGWLTTVVGRVCLDMLRSRTARREAPLEARMPDPVVDPATGTDPEHEALVADSVGLALLVVLQSLNPAERLAFVLHDMFAVPYEEIAPIVGRTPAAARQLASRARRRVQGAAPVPDPDLGRQREVVDAFQAAARDGDFEALVAVLDPDVVLRADRGAVTAGLEELRGAEVVAGKAVAFRGHSLDARPALVNGAAGMVRLVDGRPLSVMCFTIVDGRIVAIDILADPDRLDRLDLTVLDA encoded by the coding sequence ATGGGCGAGGACGAATTCCTGGCGGACCGGTTCGAGGCGTACCGGGGCCATCTGAAGGCGGTCGCCTACCGGATGCTGGGCTCGCTCAGCGAGGCCGACGACGCCGTCCAGGAGGCGTGGCTCCGGCTCAGCCGGTCCGGCGCGGACGAGGTGGAGAACCTGGGCGGCTGGCTGACCACGGTCGTCGGCCGGGTGTGCCTGGACATGCTCCGCTCCCGCACCGCGCGCCGCGAGGCGCCCCTGGAGGCGCGCATGCCCGACCCGGTCGTGGACCCGGCGACCGGCACCGATCCCGAGCACGAGGCGCTGGTGGCCGACTCGGTCGGGCTGGCGCTGCTGGTGGTCCTGCAGTCGCTCAATCCCGCCGAACGGCTGGCCTTCGTGCTGCACGACATGTTCGCGGTGCCGTACGAGGAGATCGCCCCGATCGTGGGGCGCACCCCGGCCGCGGCCCGGCAGCTGGCCAGCCGTGCCCGCCGCCGCGTCCAGGGCGCCGCCCCCGTTCCCGACCCGGACCTGGGCCGCCAGCGGGAGGTCGTCGACGCGTTCCAGGCCGCCGCGCGCGACGGTGACTTCGAGGCGCTGGTCGCCGTGCTCGACCCGGACGTGGTGCTGCGCGCCGACCGCGGCGCGGTGACCGCCGGGCTGGAGGAGCTCCGCGGCGCCGAGGTGGTGGCCGGAAAGGCGGTCGCCTTCCGGGGCCACTCCCTCGACGCCCGCCCGGCGCTGGTCAACGGCGCGGCCGGGATGGTCAGGCTGGTGGACGGCCGGCCGCTGTCGGTCATGTGCTTCACCATCGTGGACGGGAGGATCGTCGCCATCGACATCCTCGCCGACCCCGACCGGCTCGACCGGCTCGACCTGACCGTTCTGGACGCCTGA
- a CDS encoding GNAT family N-acetyltransferase, whose translation MGETAPVRLLRVDEDVLERLLHTAVTDAEPIDVMPPVDGPPGWNTRREEAFRAYHRARREGLDGPLREVTYAIEAGGEVVGAARLEHREPPGTPGVLEAGVWLGRSARGLGIGTAVVRALLAETAASGAATMIAETTAGNAAAVAALRRLGASLTTDAPTGQVHAELPAVP comes from the coding sequence ATGGGGGAGACAGCGCCGGTGCGCCTGCTGCGCGTTGACGAGGACGTCCTGGAACGGCTCCTGCACACCGCCGTCACCGACGCCGAACCCATCGACGTGATGCCTCCCGTGGACGGCCCTCCCGGTTGGAACACCCGCCGTGAGGAGGCGTTCCGCGCGTACCACCGGGCCAGGCGCGAGGGGCTGGACGGGCCTCTCCGCGAGGTCACGTACGCCATCGAGGCCGGGGGAGAGGTCGTGGGCGCGGCCCGCCTGGAACACCGGGAACCGCCGGGGACGCCGGGCGTGCTGGAGGCGGGGGTGTGGCTGGGCCGCTCCGCGCGGGGCCTGGGCATCGGCACCGCCGTCGTCCGCGCGCTGCTGGCGGAGACCGCCGCGTCCGGCGCCGCCACCATGATCGCCGAGACCACGGCCGGCAACGCCGCCGCCGTCGCCGCCCTGCGCCGTCTCGGGGCGTCGCTCACCACGGACGCCCCGACCGGTCAGGTCCACGCGGAACTGCCCGCCGTCCCCTGA
- a CDS encoding cytochrome P450 family protein: MIGERLPHEFLFSRAFTDDPYAAYAELRARGPVHPIDFPRGAEAFLVVDHEHGRAALNDPRLSKDTAHSSLPVAAEPYFGGTMLGMDPPGHTRLRGLVAKAFTARRVEALRPRVEEITGELLDGIAARGEADLIDDFAVPLPIQVICELLGVPAADRGRFRRWTAVITAPVLSPEMYDRWREAAGAFNGYLLEVFAERRAHPQDDLVSGLLGARDGDAALSEADLLGTIMLLIIAGHETTVNLIGNAVLALLTTPGQRALLRGRPELLPGAIEEFLRHDGPVERATQRIALEDMEIAGTRIPQGAWVHVSLGAAGRDPAAFDAPDTLDVTRAPHRHLAFGHGIHFCLGAPLARLEARIAIGGLLERFPDLAPAVPPGELERHRNGSIIRGVAALPVRV; this comes from the coding sequence ATGATCGGCGAGAGACTGCCGCACGAGTTCCTGTTCAGCCGCGCATTCACCGACGACCCGTACGCGGCGTACGCCGAACTGCGGGCCCGCGGGCCGGTCCACCCGATCGACTTCCCGCGCGGCGCCGAGGCGTTCCTGGTCGTGGACCACGAGCACGGCCGCGCCGCCCTGAACGATCCGCGGCTCTCCAAGGACACCGCGCACAGCTCGCTGCCCGTGGCGGCCGAGCCCTACTTCGGCGGGACCATGCTCGGCATGGATCCGCCCGGCCACACCCGGTTGCGCGGCCTGGTCGCCAAGGCGTTCACCGCCCGGCGGGTCGAGGCGCTCCGCCCCCGCGTCGAGGAGATCACCGGCGAACTGCTGGACGGGATCGCCGCCCGGGGCGAGGCCGACCTCATCGACGACTTCGCCGTGCCGCTGCCGATCCAGGTCATCTGCGAACTGCTGGGCGTGCCCGCGGCCGACCGCGGCCGTTTCCGGCGCTGGACCGCCGTCATCACCGCGCCCGTCCTGAGCCCCGAGATGTACGACCGCTGGCGCGAGGCGGCCGGCGCGTTCAACGGCTACCTCCTGGAGGTGTTCGCCGAGCGCCGCGCACATCCCCAGGACGACCTCGTCAGCGGCCTCCTCGGCGCCCGGGACGGGGACGCCGCGCTCAGCGAGGCCGATCTCCTGGGCACCATCATGCTGCTGATCATCGCCGGGCACGAGACCACCGTGAACCTCATCGGCAACGCCGTGCTGGCCCTGCTCACCACGCCCGGCCAGCGCGCGCTCCTGCGCGGGCGTCCCGAGCTGCTGCCGGGCGCGATCGAGGAGTTCCTCCGCCACGACGGGCCGGTGGAACGGGCGACCCAGCGCATCGCCCTGGAGGACATGGAGATCGCGGGCACCCGGATCCCCCAGGGCGCGTGGGTGCACGTCTCCCTCGGCGCGGCCGGACGCGACCCGGCCGCCTTCGACGCCCCGGACACCCTCGACGTGACCCGTGCGCCCCACCGCCACCTGGCCTTCGGGCACGGCATCCACTTCTGCCTCGGCGCCCCGCTGGCCCGGCTGGAGGCGCGGATCGCCATCGGCGGCCTGCTGGAGCGCTTCCCCGATCTCGCGCCGGCCGTCCCGCCCGGGGAACTGGAACGCCACCGCAACGGCTCGATCATCCGCGGCGTGGCCGCCCTGCCCGTCCGAGTGTGA
- a CDS encoding teichoic acid biosynthesis protein C, translating into MIPRKKTALAAALALALGGALGGCASTGAAAGAEPMSARAASLPDSKRFDLTEPSYDLFRHKKLVNTTVQQSFGFDIPNKRLFVAQLKNGSSSDANGDLAISRLDFSGNLKGHMYLKGFGHGVSIGVEPSGTASYLWVEVDPEGSSARGTRLARFKFVDGQTLTNTSSALTKYTPVAGSTGVSATIDPVNKRLAMRYKTSGWRIAVYDLADVKAKRYEPLVDVAQPSQNGETFQGYALYGRYFYTLYGTAYSDDNPVPGNSRLSTIDLNTGQRVAGPTLTKAGGTLTHREPEGLAIFRTDGGQMRLFIGFASGAQGDRRSNLFYKNVLIG; encoded by the coding sequence ATGATTCCGAGGAAGAAGACGGCCCTGGCCGCGGCACTGGCGCTGGCTCTCGGCGGGGCCCTCGGCGGCTGCGCCTCGACCGGGGCCGCCGCCGGGGCGGAGCCGATGAGCGCGCGAGCCGCGAGCCTGCCCGATTCCAAGCGGTTCGACCTCACGGAGCCGTCGTACGACCTGTTCCGGCACAAGAAACTCGTCAACACGACCGTCCAGCAAAGCTTCGGTTTCGACATTCCCAACAAGCGGCTCTTCGTGGCCCAGCTCAAGAACGGGTCGTCGTCCGACGCGAACGGCGACCTGGCGATCAGCCGGCTCGACTTCTCCGGGAACCTCAAGGGACACATGTACTTGAAGGGGTTCGGGCACGGCGTCTCGATCGGCGTGGAGCCGTCCGGCACCGCGTCGTACCTGTGGGTGGAGGTCGACCCCGAGGGGAGCAGCGCGCGGGGGACGCGGCTCGCCCGGTTCAAGTTCGTCGACGGCCAGACGCTGACCAACACCTCCAGCGCGCTCACCAAGTACACGCCGGTGGCGGGCAGCACCGGGGTCTCGGCGACGATCGACCCGGTGAACAAGAGGCTCGCCATGCGTTACAAGACGTCGGGCTGGCGCATCGCGGTCTACGACCTGGCCGACGTGAAGGCCAAGCGGTACGAACCCCTGGTCGACGTCGCCCAGCCGTCCCAGAACGGGGAGACGTTCCAGGGGTACGCGCTCTACGGGCGGTACTTCTACACCCTGTACGGCACCGCCTACAGCGACGACAACCCGGTCCCGGGCAACAGCAGGCTCTCCACGATCGACCTCAACACCGGACAGCGGGTGGCCGGTCCCACGCTCACCAAGGCCGGGGGGACGCTGACGCACCGCGAGCCCGAGGGGCTGGCGATCTTCCGGACGGACGGCGGGCAGATGCGGCTGTTCATCGGGTTCGCTTCGGGCGCGCAAGGCGACCGCCGTTCCAACCTCTTCTACAAGAACGTCCTGATCGGCTGA
- a CDS encoding molybdopterin oxidoreductase family protein translates to MAQQLVPGGGMPDRIADVWGTRTPHDRDTPWPVRVDTHLEEGVAEGDVDRWVRSACVLCSNGCACDIAVRDGRMVGIRGRAGDVVNHGRLGPKGLYGSWQWNGADRLTRPLVREGGRLVETGWDTAMDRIVERSRRLMEEIGPLSHGFYTSGQLFLEEYYALAVIGKAGLGTPHMDGNTRLCTATAAAALKETFGSDGQPGTYTDIDSCDAIFLYGHNMAETQTVLWARVLDRLYGPRPPVVVAVDPRRTRVTEAAGRTGGVHLAPLPGTNQALMNCLVREVIENGWVDREYVAAHTVGFEELAATVAPYTPERAAEICRVPAGDLRRAAEIFGTSDRVLSTVLQGFYQSHQATAASCQVNNLHLLRGQIGRPGGGVMQMNGQPTAQNTRECGADGDLPGFRNWNNPRHIDELARLWNVDPLTIPHWAPPTHAMQIWRYAEQGSIRFLWISATNPAVSLPELPRVRDILRREDLFVVVQDGFRTETSEYADVVLPAALWGEKQGTFTNADRTVHLSEKAVEPPGEARSDLDIFLDYARRMDLRDRDGGPLVPWSSPEEVFRAWQECSRGRPCDYTGLSYEKLRGDSGIHWPCNDQYPDGRDRLYADGIFPTDPDFCEAYGHDLLTGGDVTPERYRAARPDGRAHLKAAEYTPPPETTGEDHPYVLTTGRTVYHFHTRTKTGRSRRLRDAAPGPWAELSPGDAAALGVAEGDLVRIESPRGAVEVPARIGRGRDGVVFVPFHYGYWDTSGAAPDGRPRAANEMTLTEWDPVSKQPVFKVAAVRVTRLHTPGAPRPAAK, encoded by the coding sequence ATGGCGCAGCAACTCGTTCCTGGAGGCGGTATGCCGGACCGGATCGCCGACGTGTGGGGGACGCGGACGCCGCATGACCGGGACACGCCCTGGCCCGTCCGCGTCGACACCCATCTCGAGGAGGGGGTGGCCGAGGGGGACGTCGACCGCTGGGTGCGCTCGGCGTGCGTCCTGTGCAGCAACGGCTGCGCCTGCGACATCGCCGTGCGCGACGGCCGCATGGTGGGGATCCGCGGCCGGGCCGGCGACGTCGTCAACCACGGCCGCCTGGGCCCCAAGGGACTGTACGGCTCCTGGCAGTGGAACGGCGCGGACCGCCTGACCAGGCCCCTCGTCCGCGAGGGCGGCCGGCTGGTCGAGACCGGCTGGGACACCGCCATGGACCGGATCGTGGAACGATCCCGGCGGTTGATGGAGGAGATCGGCCCCCTCTCCCACGGCTTCTACACCAGCGGCCAGCTCTTCCTGGAGGAGTACTACGCGCTGGCGGTCATCGGGAAGGCCGGGCTGGGCACCCCCCACATGGACGGCAACACGCGGCTGTGCACGGCCACCGCCGCGGCGGCCCTGAAGGAGACCTTCGGCTCCGACGGCCAGCCCGGCACGTACACCGACATCGACTCCTGCGACGCGATCTTCCTGTACGGGCACAACATGGCCGAGACCCAGACCGTGCTGTGGGCCCGGGTGCTGGACCGCCTTTACGGGCCCCGGCCGCCGGTGGTCGTGGCGGTCGACCCGCGCCGGACGCGGGTGACCGAGGCCGCCGGGCGGACCGGCGGGGTGCATCTGGCGCCGCTCCCCGGGACGAACCAGGCGCTGATGAACTGCCTGGTCCGCGAGGTGATCGAGAACGGCTGGGTCGACCGGGAGTACGTCGCCGCGCACACCGTGGGGTTCGAGGAACTGGCCGCCACCGTCGCGCCGTACACCCCCGAGCGCGCCGCGGAGATCTGCCGGGTCCCGGCCGGCGACCTGCGCCGGGCCGCGGAGATCTTCGGGACGTCGGACCGGGTGCTGTCCACCGTCCTCCAGGGCTTCTACCAGTCGCACCAGGCCACGGCGGCGTCCTGCCAGGTCAACAACCTGCACCTGCTGCGCGGCCAGATCGGCCGGCCGGGCGGCGGGGTCATGCAGATGAACGGGCAGCCCACCGCCCAGAACACCCGCGAGTGCGGCGCGGACGGCGACCTGCCGGGCTTCCGCAACTGGAACAACCCCCGGCACATCGACGAGCTGGCCCGGCTGTGGAACGTCGACCCGCTGACCATCCCGCACTGGGCGCCGCCCACGCACGCCATGCAGATCTGGCGGTACGCCGAGCAGGGGTCGATCCGGTTCCTGTGGATCTCCGCGACCAACCCGGCGGTGTCCCTCCCGGAACTGCCCCGCGTCCGCGACATCCTGCGCCGGGAGGACCTGTTCGTGGTGGTGCAGGACGGGTTCCGCACCGAGACCAGCGAGTACGCCGACGTCGTGCTGCCGGCGGCCCTGTGGGGGGAGAAGCAGGGCACGTTCACCAACGCCGACCGGACCGTGCACCTGTCGGAGAAGGCGGTCGAGCCGCCCGGCGAGGCACGCTCCGACCTGGACATCTTCCTCGACTACGCCCGCCGGATGGACCTGCGGGACCGGGACGGCGGGCCGCTCGTCCCCTGGTCGAGCCCGGAGGAGGTCTTCCGGGCGTGGCAGGAGTGCAGCCGCGGCCGGCCGTGCGACTACACCGGGCTGTCCTACGAGAAGCTCCGGGGCGACAGCGGGATCCACTGGCCGTGCAACGACCAGTACCCCGACGGCCGCGACCGGCTGTACGCCGACGGGATCTTCCCCACCGACCCCGACTTCTGCGAAGCGTACGGCCACGACCTGCTGACCGGCGGGGACGTCACCCCCGAGCGGTACCGGGCCGCGCGGCCGGACGGGCGCGCCCACCTCAAGGCCGCCGAGTACACCCCGCCGCCCGAGACCACCGGCGAGGACCATCCGTACGTGCTGACCACCGGCCGTACCGTCTACCACTTCCACACCCGGACCAAGACCGGCCGCTCCCGGCGGCTGAGGGACGCGGCCCCCGGCCCCTGGGCCGAGCTGTCGCCCGGGGACGCCGCCGCGCTCGGGGTCGCCGAGGGCGATCTCGTCAGGATCGAGTCGCCGCGCGGCGCCGTGGAGGTGCCCGCCCGCATCGGGCGCGGCCGGGACGGGGTGGTCTTCGTCCCGTTCCACTACGGCTACTGGGACACCTCCGGCGCGGCGCCCGACGGGCGGCCGAGGGCGGCCAACGAGATGACCCTCACGGAATGGGACCCGGTGTCCAAGCAGCCCGTCTTCAAGGTCGCGGCCGTACGGGTGACCAGGCTGCACACGCCGGGCGCTCCGCGTCCGGCGGCCAAGTGA
- a CDS encoding DUF202 domain-containing protein has product MRPPEDLEDLDPGLARARTELAWTRTAIGFAALGAAVLKTAPAAGVPVLAMSALIYGVGRWSRPPGRTGGHARPRRLLVVTVAVTLVSLVALAIAFFGPATYIRIR; this is encoded by the coding sequence ATGAGGCCGCCCGAGGACCTGGAGGACCTCGACCCCGGCCTCGCCAGGGCCCGGACCGAGCTGGCCTGGACCCGTACGGCCATCGGGTTCGCGGCGCTCGGTGCCGCGGTCCTCAAGACCGCCCCGGCCGCCGGCGTCCCCGTCCTGGCCATGAGCGCGCTGATCTACGGGGTCGGCCGCTGGTCGCGCCCGCCTGGGCGGACCGGCGGGCACGCGCGTCCCCGCCGCCTCCTCGTGGTCACCGTCGCGGTGACGCTCGTCAGCCTGGTCGCGCTGGCGATCGCCTTCTTCGGGCCCGCCACCTACATCCGGATCCGCTGA
- a CDS encoding YidH family protein: protein MSEGTPDRDPGTGAGGAAPGGAAGETEPDARFTFANERTFLAWNRTALALVVAGLAIVQLLPPFAGVPWARHLLAVPLIVFGGVLAVGSFAEWRRNQRALRRGEPMPGSPLPRVLTYTIAATAAVAAVVVLLSLVR, encoded by the coding sequence GTGAGTGAGGGGACGCCCGACCGCGACCCGGGCACGGGCGCCGGGGGCGCGGCTCCGGGCGGGGCCGCGGGCGAGACCGAACCGGACGCCCGGTTCACCTTCGCCAACGAGCGGACCTTCCTGGCCTGGAACCGCACCGCGCTGGCCCTCGTCGTCGCCGGGCTGGCCATCGTGCAGCTGCTCCCGCCGTTCGCCGGGGTGCCGTGGGCCCGGCACCTGCTGGCCGTCCCGCTGATCGTGTTCGGCGGGGTGCTGGCCGTCGGCAGCTTCGCCGAATGGCGGCGCAACCAGCGCGCGCTGCGCCGCGGCGAGCCCATGCCGGGATCCCCGCTGCCCCGCGTCCTGACGTACACCATCGCCGCCACCGCGGCCGTGGCGGCGGTCGTCGTGCTGCTGTCGCTGGTGCGCTGA
- a CDS encoding metal-sensitive transcriptional regulator, with protein MELDKDSLADVVVRLRRAQGQIGGVIQMIENERDCKDVITQLAAVSRALDRAGFKIIATGLERCVTQDGDDPAQAKVDRAQLEKLFLTLA; from the coding sequence ATGGAACTGGACAAGGACTCGCTGGCCGATGTCGTCGTGCGGTTGCGCCGCGCGCAGGGGCAGATCGGCGGCGTCATCCAGATGATCGAGAACGAGCGCGACTGCAAGGACGTGATCACCCAGCTGGCGGCCGTGTCGCGGGCCCTGGACCGGGCCGGCTTCAAGATCATCGCAACCGGGCTGGAGCGGTGCGTGACCCAGGACGGCGACGACCCCGCCCAGGCCAAGGTCGACCGCGCCCAGCTGGAGAAGCTCTTCCTCACCCTCGCCTGA